The following coding sequences are from one Paenibacillus sp. FSL R5-0912 window:
- a CDS encoding SDR family NAD(P)-dependent oxidoreductase: MSMDKPEDRKELIYFQELWAESAPVPQARAIPSKEEAKAMLLFMEAEDMEGQAAAKELSRDFTVITVLAGNSFHKQDGHTYTINPAVEQGYTAVLAEAAMDNLQIAYMAMLWKNTAPPDDLLTPPDTGAIFTIFHWVQAFHALKLRLNIRWLSVSRSGGGEQPAIEALGAYGSSLQRVYPRLRFTHIGLQGGETNLAELIREESLLTRFAFAHEVRYTGGCRLEQRFSELNLGTDGPALLKQGGVYMISGGAGALGMILSTHLAENYRAKLVLLGRSPLTASLEDKLAALRASGGDALYLTCDIAKFAEVHSAVRLAKQHYGVLNGVIHAAGQASHQLIFQKSTAAFTEILQPKIAGIAALDEATQQEPLDFFAAFSSTSSLLGDFGQCDYAVANRFLDRFCRRRQQKTEKGERQGRSLCLNWPLWEAGGMHLDNQGEQLYLQTSGMGYLTEALGISAFEAILAGQEQQAAVVYGERTRLETQLRLKPKEAEQARGGIAKLEEHTGNTTESMEEQVMRDVLHLAAQILQTQPGKLNPEENMGDFGFDSISLKEFADGLSELYEIELSPAVFFAKTTLSELTPFLMEEFSREVQAHYAAATLVTGSLEQQIRIAPLPAQEAIQLKPQTAPAPQSVPQEDPAGLPRSIEAGAGEAQPPALLPLAQKFSGRSKTSRTKAVPEASARRDVAVIGVSFKLPGADTAEELWNFLDRQESQIREIPADRWDWKAYYSTDPQAENRTNSRWGGFIGGHDTFDAKFFQLSPREAELMDPQHRLYIQAVWKAVEDSGYKMSTLAGKPVGVFSGVQFTDYQQLLSANMEKIQAQSSIGNATALLSNRVSYLFNFKGPSESIDTACSSSLVALHRAVKSIQHGESSLALAGGVSLMLDPNTYVGAGVMGVFSPEGQCKTFDRSANGYVKGEGVGVVVLKPLDQAVADGDHIYGVIKGTAENHGGRGHSLTAPNPDAQAELVVQAFTEAGVDPAAVSYIETHGTGTELGDPVEINGLKKAFSELYQSRGQAPCPGPQIGLGALKTNIGHLEPASGIAGVIKVLLSLSRGKLPGNLNFKELNPYIQLEGSPFYVLERTKTWEAKVNASGQFLPRCAGVSSFGFGGTNAHAVIEEYVPSAAPAQTADEPVVFLLSAKNRDRLREYAALFRGALAEAVDMRGIAYTLQVGREELEERLAIVAATAEELRDRLAAYCGGYEASGLYTGSVKKSRSETGAEDYSQAVIAHALAATDHVTLAKAWSTGARISWTELYGNQRPARVSLPGYPFAQTRYWMPLKKADPASVKTVVSEPALHALIDRNLSTLYEQEFGKTFQGDEFYLADHGHVLPGVVYLEMVRAAGALADPKHVVTGIRNVVWSTPVLVDKEALLVRTAVQPGPQGIDFRIYSEQGGQRVDHAQGKLELGSSGNFRQESLDISALIGRSSGGEQEARAYYELLGSLGAELGSRFSGIQALYCNPFEAVSRLAVPDNLMTTLDHYQLHPTLTDGGLQSAVAFAYRTGLIDRQVLFVPFVLGQLEILDASVQPAYAYVQRSPGQGLKFDIAFLAEAGQVVSRMRELAIRPFQVNPLAGASAALLQPNFAGSELVYLTPGWVESPIDPLALPSAPGTRLLLMGGALAEKEASMTNSLGDPAVRVSFGSVYKALAVNQFQIDPADPESYTRLAKACGIAEDTKLQIVYLLSGTGARTVRECVAQDVYPVFHLSKWLASFGFQSPVRLFCIYRDEKTVAAYSALSGFFRSAVLESPKLQGSLIHIKDHRRLNHVLEQELSASQPEHEVKYEAGCRYTRQLIPAQPPRERTRRLKARGVYMIVGGLGGLGYRVAEHLAENYQARLVLCGRSPEGDPAKLERLKSLGADAVYLPMDLADAKAVELTVAEVKNLFNQLDGVIHCAGVIKDSLLVKKNMADFADVLSPKVYGTVYLYRALSRENPELLFVPFSSSTALVGNIGQCDYAYANSFLDHYVALMNEKRGRSDTAVNWSLWENGGMQVDGATRELLWSKFGMNPLSDEQGLRALEDSLSFREDQVMAVSGDREKLIRTFTGQLRQASRQSRQPEGSFTAAAAAPGDNGQSHQLEEALIGIMADILKSSRSEVSRDSDLSELGFDSISFTELSNAINRALGVEITPTLFFEQSTPAAIAEAIYSEYRTVIDLHFAPTERGGERLPVQALQAEAPHPYLQPETAFRLLHRKPDPSLFPDLADRSGRNTGALPDTKEPIAIVGMSGMMPGADNLEQFWSNLEAQKDMVTTIPEDRWSWQNRYGDPRRETGRTDVKYGAFLKRIDTFDPLFFGISPVEAEKMDPQERHMLQTVWHTLENAGYKPEQLSGTRTSVYIGVSNGDYQELLLKDEIATTLTRTMLTNRISYFFNWSGPSEPVDTACSSSLVAIHRAVESIWHEGCPYAVAGGINLIASPNLFIAGSSLGMLSKDGKCKTFDKDADGYVRGEGAGALLLKPLSAALRDKDYIHGVIRGTAVNHGGKSNSITSPNAKSQAEVIIRAHERAGIDPSTVTYIETHGTGTSLGDPIEVEGLKKAFKALYQEWGKLESELPQCVIGSVKTAIGHLESAAGIAGVSKVLLSMKHGKIPGNIHFKELNPYIKLEGSGLSIAAHTAPWKPLTGSRGSEIPRRAGISAFGVGGSNAHIILEEYRNPPVELPANSRSRHIIILSAKSQSSLKENSRRLQAFVARSLAGEAALPAEDNAHSLETSLRRDVIALFRQVMVLDGEDIDPAAELEEYGLDAVKNVQLLELLKDKFSLEFKDAVYGFSSLNSLVMFLLQHDPGGISNYYAAGRSVVHLEGTALPDSLSLEQLAYSLQTGRAEMTERLAIVADSLSTLHGKLGMYLSGKQDQAGIHEGQSSQRSALSKLFDGEESRLFMNELLLGEKLDKIAQLWVQGVAIDWTAWYPQPLRKTPLPEYAFDEERYWLPGPDRISAPESVLSPVHTPEAGAHAEEEPVVLDDDQLLLWLNKVHKGEISAENLNLLVGDLLE; this comes from the coding sequence ATGAGCATGGACAAACCGGAAGACCGTAAGGAATTAATCTATTTCCAGGAGCTGTGGGCGGAATCCGCCCCCGTTCCGCAAGCCCGGGCGATCCCCTCTAAGGAAGAGGCTAAGGCAATGCTGCTGTTTATGGAGGCAGAGGACATGGAGGGCCAGGCGGCAGCGAAGGAACTCAGCCGGGATTTCACTGTAATTACCGTGCTGGCGGGAAACTCCTTTCACAAACAGGACGGTCATACGTACACGATCAATCCTGCGGTGGAGCAGGGTTATACCGCTGTGCTGGCTGAAGCTGCCATGGACAACCTGCAAATCGCCTATATGGCGATGCTCTGGAAGAATACCGCGCCGCCGGATGATTTACTGACACCGCCGGACACCGGTGCTATTTTCACTATTTTTCATTGGGTCCAGGCCTTTCATGCCCTGAAGCTGCGGCTGAATATCCGCTGGTTGTCCGTATCCCGGAGCGGCGGCGGAGAGCAGCCTGCAATCGAAGCTTTGGGAGCCTACGGCAGCTCGCTGCAGCGGGTATATCCGCGTCTTCGCTTCACCCATATCGGGCTGCAAGGTGGAGAAACGAATCTGGCGGAACTCATCCGGGAGGAAAGCCTGCTGACCCGCTTTGCTTTTGCACATGAAGTGAGATATACGGGTGGCTGCCGATTGGAGCAGCGGTTCAGCGAGCTTAACCTGGGGACAGACGGGCCTGCTCTTCTGAAGCAAGGCGGCGTGTATATGATTTCCGGCGGAGCCGGTGCGCTGGGCATGATTCTGAGCACTCATCTCGCGGAGAATTACCGGGCGAAGCTGGTTCTGCTGGGAAGAAGTCCGCTTACAGCCTCATTGGAGGATAAACTGGCGGCCTTGCGTGCCTCCGGTGGAGACGCGCTGTATCTGACCTGCGATATTGCGAAGTTCGCTGAAGTGCATTCGGCAGTCCGTCTGGCCAAGCAGCATTACGGAGTCCTTAACGGTGTGATTCATGCGGCGGGACAAGCGAGCCATCAGCTTATTTTTCAGAAAAGCACGGCCGCCTTCACAGAGATTCTCCAGCCGAAAATCGCGGGTATTGCTGCTCTGGATGAAGCCACGCAGCAGGAGCCGCTGGATTTCTTTGCCGCCTTCTCCTCAACTTCATCCCTGCTTGGTGATTTCGGACAGTGTGATTATGCCGTGGCGAACCGGTTTTTGGACCGGTTTTGCCGCCGCAGGCAGCAAAAGACCGAGAAGGGCGAACGGCAGGGCAGAAGCCTCTGCCTGAATTGGCCGCTATGGGAAGCGGGCGGAATGCACCTGGACAATCAGGGGGAACAGCTCTATCTGCAGACTTCCGGAATGGGGTATTTAACAGAGGCGCTGGGCATCAGTGCTTTTGAAGCCATCCTGGCAGGCCAGGAGCAGCAAGCTGCAGTAGTGTACGGGGAACGAACAAGGCTGGAAACGCAGCTGAGGCTGAAGCCGAAGGAGGCCGAGCAGGCCAGAGGAGGAATAGCTAAGTTGGAGGAGCATACGGGGAATACAACCGAGTCCATGGAAGAACAGGTAATGCGCGATGTGCTGCACCTGGCGGCGCAAATTTTGCAGACACAGCCCGGCAAGCTGAATCCGGAGGAGAACATGGGCGATTTCGGCTTTGATTCGATTTCACTGAAGGAATTTGCTGACGGGTTAAGCGAGCTGTATGAAATTGAACTGTCTCCGGCTGTCTTTTTCGCCAAAACCACACTGAGCGAGCTGACCCCGTTCCTGATGGAGGAATTCAGCCGGGAGGTTCAGGCTCATTATGCAGCGGCGACTCTTGTGACTGGTTCACTTGAGCAGCAGATACGTATTGCACCGCTGCCCGCACAGGAGGCAATTCAGCTGAAGCCACAGACCGCTCCGGCACCGCAATCTGTTCCGCAGGAGGATCCTGCCGGTCTGCCCCGCTCCATAGAAGCAGGTGCAGGGGAAGCACAGCCGCCTGCGCTGCTGCCGCTGGCACAGAAATTCTCCGGCCGCAGCAAGACCAGCCGCACCAAGGCCGTGCCGGAAGCTTCGGCGCGGCGGGATGTGGCGGTGATTGGCGTGAGCTTCAAGCTGCCGGGTGCGGACACGGCGGAGGAGCTGTGGAATTTCCTCGATCGCCAGGAGAGTCAGATCCGGGAGATTCCTGCAGACCGCTGGGACTGGAAAGCCTATTACAGCACCGACCCGCAGGCTGAGAACCGCACCAATTCCCGCTGGGGCGGCTTTATCGGCGGCCATGATACCTTTGACGCCAAGTTCTTCCAGCTGTCGCCCCGCGAAGCGGAGCTGATGGACCCGCAGCACAGATTATATATTCAGGCGGTCTGGAAAGCGGTGGAGGACAGCGGTTATAAAATGTCTACACTTGCCGGGAAGCCGGTGGGTGTATTCTCCGGCGTACAATTTACCGATTACCAGCAGTTATTGTCCGCGAATATGGAGAAGATTCAGGCCCAGTCCAGCATCGGCAACGCAACGGCCTTGCTCAGCAACCGCGTCTCTTACCTGTTCAATTTCAAAGGGCCCAGTGAATCAATTGATACCGCCTGCTCCAGCAGTCTCGTAGCCTTGCACCGGGCGGTGAAATCCATTCAGCACGGCGAGAGCAGCCTTGCGCTGGCCGGCGGGGTGAGCCTGATGCTTGATCCCAATACCTATGTAGGTGCGGGAGTTATGGGGGTATTCTCACCGGAGGGACAGTGCAAAACCTTTGACCGCAGTGCGAACGGTTATGTCAAAGGAGAAGGCGTCGGCGTTGTAGTGCTGAAGCCGCTGGATCAGGCTGTGGCGGATGGCGATCACATTTACGGCGTTATTAAAGGCACAGCCGAGAATCACGGCGGCCGGGGGCATTCCCTTACCGCTCCCAATCCGGATGCGCAGGCTGAGCTGGTGGTGCAGGCTTTCACCGAAGCGGGCGTAGATCCGGCTGCGGTATCGTATATCGAAACGCATGGAACAGGAACGGAGCTGGGCGACCCGGTGGAAATCAACGGGCTGAAAAAAGCCTTCTCCGAGCTTTACCAGAGCCGGGGCCAGGCTCCGTGCCCCGGTCCGCAGATCGGTCTGGGCGCGCTCAAGACGAACATCGGGCATCTGGAGCCGGCTTCCGGTATTGCCGGAGTGATTAAGGTTCTGCTCTCCCTCTCCAGGGGCAAGCTGCCGGGTAACCTGAATTTCAAGGAGCTGAATCCTTACATTCAACTGGAAGGCTCCCCGTTCTACGTGCTGGAACGCACGAAGACCTGGGAGGCCAAGGTGAACGCGTCCGGCCAGTTCTTACCACGCTGCGCAGGTGTCAGCTCCTTCGGCTTCGGCGGCACGAACGCCCATGCCGTCATCGAGGAGTATGTGCCGTCTGCGGCTCCTGCTCAAACTGCGGATGAACCTGTAGTATTCCTCCTGTCGGCCAAGAATCGTGACCGGCTGCGCGAATACGCCGCACTCTTCCGCGGCGCTCTAGCTGAGGCTGTAGATATGCGAGGGATCGCCTACACGCTCCAGGTGGGACGTGAAGAGCTGGAGGAACGGCTGGCTATCGTCGCAGCCACTGCAGAGGAGCTGCGGGACAGGCTTGCCGCCTATTGCGGCGGATATGAAGCATCCGGCCTGTACACGGGCAGCGTTAAGAAATCCCGTTCAGAGACAGGAGCTGAGGACTATTCACAAGCGGTTATCGCCCATGCCTTGGCGGCTACGGATCACGTTACCCTCGCCAAGGCCTGGTCAACCGGAGCCCGTATTTCCTGGACCGAGCTATATGGGAATCAGCGTCCGGCGAGAGTTTCCTTGCCTGGCTATCCATTTGCACAGACCCGGTATTGGATGCCGCTGAAGAAGGCAGACCCCGCTTCCGTCAAGACGGTGGTCTCGGAGCCAGCCTTGCACGCCCTGATCGACCGCAACCTGTCGACGCTGTATGAACAGGAGTTCGGGAAGACCTTTCAGGGCGACGAGTTCTATCTGGCTGATCATGGGCATGTTCTGCCAGGCGTTGTCTATCTGGAGATGGTCCGGGCAGCCGGAGCCTTGGCCGATCCTAAGCATGTTGTAACCGGAATCCGCAATGTGGTCTGGTCGACTCCGGTGCTTGTGGACAAGGAAGCGTTACTGGTCAGAACTGCTGTGCAGCCCGGACCCCAAGGGATTGACTTCAGGATTTACTCCGAGCAAGGCGGGCAGCGGGTGGACCATGCCCAGGGCAAGCTGGAGCTGGGTTCTTCCGGGAACTTCCGGCAGGAGAGCCTGGATATCAGCGCCTTAATCGGCAGAAGCAGCGGAGGCGAACAGGAAGCGCGTGCCTATTATGAGCTGCTGGGCAGCCTGGGCGCTGAGCTGGGCAGCCGGTTCTCGGGGATTCAGGCTTTGTACTGCAATCCGTTTGAAGCCGTCTCCAGGCTGGCTGTTCCGGACAATCTTATGACCACATTGGATCATTATCAGCTGCACCCGACCCTGACCGACGGAGGCTTGCAGTCTGCGGTGGCTTTTGCCTACCGGACCGGGCTGATTGACCGGCAGGTGCTGTTTGTGCCGTTCGTGCTGGGACAGCTCGAAATTCTGGATGCTTCAGTACAGCCTGCCTACGCCTATGTTCAGCGTTCGCCGGGTCAGGGACTGAAATTCGATATCGCTTTTCTGGCAGAAGCAGGACAAGTGGTTTCAAGAATGAGGGAGCTTGCCATCCGTCCGTTTCAGGTGAACCCGCTGGCGGGAGCCTCCGCAGCATTGCTGCAGCCGAATTTCGCCGGAAGTGAGCTAGTCTATTTGACCCCTGGCTGGGTGGAGAGTCCCATAGATCCACTTGCGCTGCCGTCTGCTCCGGGAACCAGACTACTGCTCATGGGCGGCGCTCTGGCGGAGAAGGAGGCGAGTATGACAAACTCACTTGGGGACCCAGCTGTACGGGTAAGCTTTGGCTCAGTGTACAAGGCACTAGCCGTTAATCAGTTTCAGATTGATCCAGCCGATCCGGAGAGTTATACGAGACTGGCGAAAGCCTGCGGCATTGCTGAGGATACGAAGCTGCAGATTGTTTATCTGCTTAGCGGCACAGGCGCCCGGACGGTCAGAGAGTGTGTGGCTCAGGACGTCTATCCCGTGTTCCATCTGTCCAAATGGTTGGCTTCCTTCGGGTTTCAAAGCCCGGTCCGACTGTTCTGCATATACCGCGATGAGAAAACAGTGGCCGCTTATAGCGCATTGTCCGGCTTCTTCCGCTCAGCCGTGCTGGAGAGTCCCAAATTGCAGGGCAGCCTGATCCATATTAAGGATCACAGGAGGTTGAATCATGTGCTGGAACAGGAGTTATCAGCCAGCCAGCCTGAGCATGAGGTGAAATATGAAGCGGGCTGCAGATATACCCGACAGTTAATTCCTGCACAGCCGCCCCGGGAGCGTACGCGCAGGCTGAAGGCCCGCGGCGTCTATATGATCGTCGGCGGACTCGGCGGACTGGGCTATAGGGTTGCCGAGCATCTCGCAGAGAATTACCAGGCGCGCCTGGTGCTGTGCGGCAGAAGCCCGGAAGGTGACCCGGCCAAGCTTGAGCGGCTGAAGTCGCTGGGTGCAGACGCGGTCTATCTTCCGATGGATTTGGCCGATGCGAAAGCGGTGGAGCTTACGGTAGCTGAGGTTAAGAATTTGTTTAATCAGCTGGATGGAGTCATTCATTGCGCCGGTGTAATCAAGGATTCGCTGCTGGTTAAGAAGAACATGGCGGATTTTGCCGATGTGCTCAGTCCCAAGGTATACGGAACGGTATATTTGTACCGGGCGTTGTCACGGGAAAATCCGGAGCTGCTGTTCGTGCCCTTCTCCTCCTCAACCGCCTTAGTCGGAAATATCGGCCAGTGCGATTATGCCTATGCCAACAGCTTTTTGGATCATTATGTGGCGCTGATGAATGAGAAGCGGGGCAGAAGCGATACCGCAGTGAACTGGTCCCTGTGGGAAAATGGCGGCATGCAGGTGGACGGCGCTACCAGGGAATTGCTGTGGTCAAAGTTCGGGATGAACCCGCTGTCCGATGAACAGGGACTGCGGGCCCTGGAAGATAGCCTGTCCTTCCGGGAGGATCAGGTGATGGCGGTATCGGGAGACAGGGAGAAGCTCATCCGTACCTTCACCGGCCAACTTCGCCAGGCCAGCCGGCAAAGCCGGCAGCCGGAAGGCAGTTTCACCGCTGCGGCCGCTGCGCCTGGGGATAACGGACAAAGCCATCAGCTGGAGGAAGCGCTCATCGGCATCATGGCGGATATTCTCAAGAGCAGCCGGAGCGAGGTCAGCCGGGATTCCGATCTCAGTGAGCTTGGCTTTGATTCGATCTCGTTCACTGAGCTGTCGAATGCCATCAACAGGGCCTTAGGAGTGGAGATTACACCAACGCTGTTCTTCGAGCAGTCTACTCCGGCTGCCATTGCGGAAGCGATATACAGTGAATACCGGACGGTGATCGACCTTCATTTTGCCCCGACGGAACGAGGCGGCGAACGCCTCCCGGTTCAGGCTCTGCAAGCGGAAGCGCCGCACCCGTACCTTCAGCCGGAGACTGCATTCAGGCTGCTGCACCGCAAACCGGATCCCTCCTTGTTCCCGGACCTGGCGGATCGTTCAGGGCGGAACACCGGTGCCCTGCCGGACACCAAGGAGCCTATCGCTATCGTGGGCATGAGCGGGATGATGCCCGGAGCGGACAATCTGGAGCAGTTCTGGTCCAATCTGGAAGCACAGAAGGACATGGTCACGACCATTCCTGAAGACCGCTGGAGCTGGCAGAACCGCTACGGCGACCCGCGCCGGGAGACGGGCAGAACCGATGTGAAATACGGTGCTTTCCTTAAGCGCATCGACACCTTTGATCCGCTCTTCTTCGGCATTTCGCCGGTGGAAGCGGAGAAGATGGACCCGCAGGAAAGACATATGCTCCAGACCGTATGGCATACGCTCGAGAATGCGGGCTACAAGCCGGAGCAGCTGTCGGGAACCCGGACCTCGGTGTACATCGGGGTATCGAATGGGGATTATCAGGAGCTGCTGCTGAAGGATGAGATTGCCACCACGCTGACCCGCACGATGCTGACGAACCGGATCTCCTATTTCTTCAACTGGAGCGGACCCAGCGAACCGGTTGATACGGCTTGCTCCAGCTCGCTGGTAGCCATCCACCGCGCGGTGGAGTCGATCTGGCATGAAGGATGCCCCTATGCAGTCGCAGGCGGAATCAATCTGATTGCCAGCCCGAACCTGTTCATTGCCGGCAGCAGCCTGGGGATGCTGAGCAAGGACGGGAAATGCAAGACCTTCGACAAGGACGCCGACGGGTATGTGAGAGGCGAAGGAGCGGGGGCGCTGCTGCTGAAGCCGTTGTCTGCCGCGCTAAGGGATAAGGATTATATCCATGGCGTAATCCGGGGGACGGCGGTCAATCATGGCGGGAAGTCGAATTCCATTACTTCCCCGAATGCCAAATCCCAGGCGGAAGTCATTATCCGCGCACATGAGAGGGCAGGCATAGATCCTTCCACGGTCACTTATATTGAGACGCACGGAACAGGCACCAGCCTGGGCGATCCGATTGAAGTAGAGGGACTGAAAAAGGCATTCAAGGCTCTGTATCAAGAGTGGGGCAAGCTGGAATCAGAGCTGCCGCAATGCGTAATCGGCTCGGTCAAAACAGCAATCGGCCATCTGGAATCGGCGGCTGGCATAGCGGGTGTAAGCAAAGTGCTACTGTCCATGAAGCACGGGAAGATTCCGGGCAATATCCACTTCAAGGAGCTGAATCCCTATATCAAGCTGGAAGGCAGCGGTCTAAGCATTGCAGCGCATACAGCCCCATGGAAGCCGCTCACCGGCAGCCGGGGCAGCGAGATTCCGCGCCGGGCGGGCATCAGCGCTTTCGGTGTAGGCGGAAGCAATGCGCATATTATTCTGGAAGAATACCGCAATCCGCCGGTTGAGCTGCCTGCAAACAGTCGCTCCCGGCACATCATTATCCTGTCTGCCAAAAGTCAAAGCAGTCTAAAGGAGAACAGCCGCAGACTCCAGGCCTTTGTCGCCCGCAGCCTTGCGGGAGAGGCGGCCCTTCCTGCGGAGGACAACGCCCACAGTCTGGAAACAAGCCTGCGGCGCGATGTCATCGCCTTGTTCCGGCAGGTGATGGTTCTTGACGGTGAGGACATTGATCCTGCGGCAGAGCTTGAGGAATACGGACTGGACGCGGTCAAGAACGTGCAATTGCTGGAATTGCTGAAGGACAAATTCTCGCTCGAATTCAAGGACGCCGTGTACGGCTTCTCTTCGCTGAACAGTCTGGTGATGTTCCTGTTGCAGCACGACCCCGGCGGGATCAGCAATTACTACGCGGCGGGACGCAGTGTAGTGCACCTGGAAGGAACTGCTCTGCCGGACAGCCTCTCCCTGGAGCAGCTGGCTTACAGTCTGCAGACCGGACGCGCTGAGATGACGGAACGGCTGGCCATTGTGGCCGACAGCCTGAGCACGCTTCACGGGAAGCTGGGAATGTACCTGTCCGGGAAGCAGGATCAGGCGGGCATACATGAAGGACAGAGCAGCCAGCGCTCGGCGCTCAGCAAGCTGTTCGACGGCGAGGAGAGCCGCTTGTTCATGAATGAGCTGCTGCTGGGAGAGAAGCTGGACAAGATTGCCCAGCTATGGGTGCAGGGCGTTGCCATCGACTGGACGGCCTGGTACCCGCAGCCGCTGCGCAAGACGCCGCTTCCCGAGTATGCCTTTGATGAGGAGAGATACTGGCTGCCCGGACCGGACCGCATAAGCGCGCCAGAATCTGTCCTAAGCCCGGTTCATACTCCGGAAGCAGGAGCACATGCGGAAGAAGAGCCTGTTGTTCTGGATGACGATCAGCTGCTGCTGTGGCTGAACAAGGTACACAAAGGGGAAATAAGCGCCGAGAACTTAAATCTGTTAGTGGGGGATCTCTTGGAATGA